From Macrobrachium rosenbergii isolate ZJJX-2024 chromosome 22, ASM4041242v1, whole genome shotgun sequence, the proteins below share one genomic window:
- the LOC136850817 gene encoding LOW QUALITY PROTEIN: acyl-CoA synthetase short-chain family member 3, mitochondrial (The sequence of the model RefSeq protein was modified relative to this genomic sequence to represent the inferred CDS: inserted 1 base in 1 codon) has translation MALYRQCLSKITDRCLRAKTEIKSITKRSFSYATSVDGGSTRPFPAGSYDELFNRSIKEPEIFWDEVAQGIEWFRPYTRVLDNSNEPFTKWFVGGQLNTCYNAVDRHVSAGRGDQLSIIHDSPITNSMRKITYSELQELVARLAGGLSKLGVGYGDRVLIYMPMIPEAVVSMLATVRLGAIHSVVFGGFAARELATRISHLEPKVIICSSCGVEPSRLVPYKPMVDEAINLSTHKPQRCVVYQRPNFEEASLVPGRDVNWQELMSTAPRHDPVPVDSNDPCYVLYTSGTTGQPKGIVRPSGGHAAVLPWTMKAIYGMDPGDVWWAASDLGWIVGHSYICYSPLLNGNTTVIYEGKPVGTPDPGQFFRVIHDHGVKGMFTAPTALRAINREDPKAEEGKKYDISSLKYFFVAGEPLDHETRVWAEENFKAPVLDNWWQTETGYAITANAVGMGMSLNPPKNATGKPFVGFNIKVLTPDGQEAGPGELGRIVSRLPLPPGCMSTLYNSPERFVNSYFQEYPGYYDTMDAGVKDSQGYISVLSRDDDVINVAGHRLSTLCLEEAVLEHPDVIDAAVIGVPDAMKGDIPLALFVVKTGSTGXEEEVVKELVAVVRKTIGPVAAFRLSARVKGLPRTRSGKTARKSIADLARNKSIKISPTIEDPTVYVDIIEALKRCGYGLEAPNPVIP, from the exons ATGGCACTGTATCGACAGTGTTTGAGTAAAATCACTGACAGGTGCTTAAGGGCGAAAACCGAGATTAAAAGCATCACTAAGCGGAGTTTCAGTTACGCTACCAGTGTCGACGGTGGTTCGACAAGGCCGTTCCCTGCGGGGAGTTACGACGAACTATTTAATCGATCTATCAAAGAACCCGAGATCTTCTGGGATGAAGTGGCTCAGGGCATCGAGTGGTTTCGTCCGTACACCCGCGTCCTGGATAATTCGAACGAACCGTTTACTAAGTGGTTTGTGGGCGGTCAGCTGAATACCTGCTACAATGCAGTTGATCGCCATGTGAGTGCTGGGAGAGGCGACCAGCTCTCCATTATTCACGATTCGCCGATAACTAATTCGATGAGAAAAATAACCTACAGTGAGCTGCAGGAACTGGTAGCTCGTTTAGCCGGGGGTTTATCTAAGCTGGGCGTGGGCTATGGCGACAGAGTGCTTATCTATATGCCCATGATTCCGGAGGCTGTTGTTTCCATGCTTGCTACCGTGCGCTTGGGTGCTATACACAGTGTGGTGTTTGGGGGCTTTGCAGCCAGGGAACTGGCGACCAGAATATCCCATTTAGAACCGAAAGTGATCATTTGTTCGTCCTGTGGCGTGGAACCTTCTCGTTTAGTGCCGTACAAACCAATGGTTGATGAGGCCATCAACTTATCGACCCACAAACCACAACGTTGTGTCGTCTACCAGAGGCCGAATTTCGAAGAGGCTTCACTCGTTCCAGGGCGCGATGTGAACTGGCAAGAGCTCATGTCAACGGCGCCCAGACACGACCCCGTACCTGTAGATTCGAATGATCCCTGCTATGTTCTCTATACCTCAGGTACCACAGGGCAGCCCAAAGGTATTGTGCGACCCAGTGGTGGCCATGCAGCAGTCCTGCCTTGGACCATGAAAGCAATTTATGGGATGGACCCTGGTGATGTATGGTGGGCAGCATCAGACCTTGGCTGGATTGTCGGTCACTCCTACATTTGTTATTCCCCTTTGCTAAATGGCAACACAACTGTCATATATGAGGGAAAACCCGTTGGAACACCAGATCCAGGCCAATTTTTCAGGGTTATTCATGACCACGGGGTCAAAGGGATGTTCACAGCTCCAACAGCCCTTCGAGCAATAAACCGCGAAGATCCTAAGGCAGAAGAAGGGAAAAAGTATGACATTTCATCGCTGAAATACTTTTTTGTGGCTGGTGAACCACTTGACCATGAAACCAGGGTATGGGCAGAGGAGAACTTCAAAGCCCCTGTTCTAGACAACTGGTGGCAGACTGAAACTGGTTATGCTATTACTGCTAATGCAGTTGGGATGGGCATGTCGTTGAATCCACCCAAAAATGCCACAGGGAAGCCATTTGTAGGGTTTAATATCAAGGTTTTAACCCCAGACGGACAAGAAGCTGGGCCTGGTGAGCTAGGCCGCATCGTCTCACGTCTTCCTTTGCCCCCTGGCTGCATGAGTACACTGTATAATTCCCCAGAGCGATTTGTCAACAGCTACTTTCAGGAGTACCCAGGGTATTATGATACAATGGACGCTGGTGTTAAGGACTCACAAGGTTACATATCAGTTCTGTCCCGtgacgatgatgtgataaatgtAGCAGGACATCGCCTGAGCACCTTGTGTCTTGAAGAAGCAGTTCTTGAGCATCCAGATGTCATTGATGCTGCAGTTATTGGTGTGCCTGATGCCATGAAGGGAGATATTCCCTTGGCCCTCTTTGTGGTCAAAACGGGTTCAACAG CAGAAGAGGAAGTGGTGAAGGAACTGGTGGCTGTTGTACGAAAGACCATTGGACCTGTAGCGGCCTTCCGGTTATCGGCCAGAGTGAAGGGCCTCCCCAGAACCAGGTCTGGGAAAACAGCCAGAAAAAGCATTGCCGATTTAGCCAGAAACAAGAGTATCAAGATCTCTCCCACAATAGAAGACCCTACAGTTTACGTAGATATTATAGAAGCACTGAAACGTTGTGGGTATGGTCTAGAGGCTCCTAATCCAGTGATTCCATGA